One region of Prosthecobacter debontii genomic DNA includes:
- the trpD gene encoding anthranilate phosphoribosyltransferase, with the protein MTPLTEGKSLTEAQVREAAAFLVDEHESPETKAALLRALSDKGETPVEIAGFVHEFLRLAVDPLLDRSKLPGPMLDVVGTGGDKLHLFNVSTTAMFILAAGGVCVTKHGNRGITSKAGGADVLEALGIRIDLPTERVARGIETNGLGFFFAPLYHPAFKAVAEARKILNSEGRRSIFNILGPLLNPARPDYQLIGVFAPGLTRTFGEILQTLGRKGAWVVHGSARDGSGMDELSTLGTNQVCQLTDGTLREMQIEPAAYGFAKAKLEDLVGGDARENACVVEGILDATIKGPKRDIAVLNAAAGFVITGKAADLAEGKSLAESLLDRGAAHAKMRAMRDWC; encoded by the coding sequence ATGACCCCTCTCACCGAAGGTAAAAGCCTGACCGAAGCTCAAGTGCGCGAAGCCGCCGCCTTTTTGGTGGATGAGCACGAGTCCCCAGAGACCAAGGCCGCCCTGCTGCGTGCGCTTTCCGACAAGGGAGAGACCCCGGTCGAAATCGCAGGCTTCGTCCATGAGTTTCTCCGCCTCGCCGTGGATCCCCTGCTGGACCGCAGCAAGCTACCCGGCCCCATGCTGGATGTCGTCGGCACCGGGGGAGATAAGCTGCATCTCTTCAATGTCTCCACCACCGCCATGTTCATCCTGGCTGCAGGTGGAGTCTGCGTGACCAAGCACGGTAACCGTGGCATCACCAGCAAGGCAGGCGGTGCCGATGTCTTAGAGGCTCTGGGCATCCGCATTGACTTGCCGACGGAGCGGGTTGCGCGTGGGATCGAGACCAATGGCCTCGGTTTCTTTTTCGCCCCCCTTTACCATCCCGCTTTCAAGGCCGTGGCCGAGGCTCGAAAAATCCTCAACAGCGAAGGCCGCCGTTCCATCTTCAACATCCTCGGCCCGCTACTCAATCCGGCCCGTCCGGACTACCAACTCATCGGTGTTTTTGCGCCCGGCCTTACCCGCACCTTTGGCGAAATCCTGCAAACGCTAGGCCGCAAGGGTGCCTGGGTGGTGCATGGCTCCGCACGGGATGGCAGTGGCATGGATGAACTTTCCACGCTGGGCACGAATCAAGTCTGTCAATTGACTGACGGGACTCTACGCGAAATGCAAATTGAGCCCGCCGCTTATGGCTTTGCCAAAGCCAAGCTGGAAGACCTTGTGGGCGGGGATGCGCGCGAAAACGCCTGCGTGGTGGAAGGCATCTTGGATGCGACCATCAAGGGGCCGAAGCGAGACATCGCCGTGCTCAATGCGGCCGCGGGCTTCGTCATTACTGGCAAAGCGGCTGATTTGGCCGAAGGCAAAAGCCTCGCCGAGTCCCTGCTCGATCGTGGGGCCGCTCACGCGAAGATGCGTGCGATGCGGGATTGGTGCTGA